The Cryptomeria japonica chromosome 2, Sugi_1.0, whole genome shotgun sequence region AATAATCCCTATGATAAACAAATACTTAATGGTTGATTTATGGATATAGATGTGGGTATAGAACATTGGGGTGAAAATGACCTCAAGTTTAAATACATCAATGCCATGGATCCTTTCCTCACCAATGAGTGTAACACAAACTAAACAAAATGTATTATGAATAGAACATTTTAAAGCCATGTTCAAAAATTCATCTTTAGAAAACCCACCAAAAACTCCAAATATATAACACCCTAAATCAACAAAAACATCTAAAATCTTGAGATATCtattatttttcatttcaaatcATGGATTCACCTATACAAAAGATTCTACTCATACTAAGGGTTAATGACTAAGAAGATGTTTCCTTTTACAACTTGAAAACTAGGATCTACTactaaatgaaataaaatttgtaGCAATAATAACCACTTCCATATAATCCTCatgaaaaaaattatacaaaatacgTATTCACAAACTTTAATGCATATTTTTTAAAAAACATGCTATAAGATGACACCTAATGTACCTATGAAAAAATCTCTCAATGGAAAAAACTAGAATCCAAAAACACCCGCACAACTCAATGTATTGTctcaaaaacaatattacaatacaCATACATAGTCTCCATGCAAACTTCTAAATCATTAAAAACTCTAGTTACATTCCTCCATATGAATTTAAGAAGAGTAGAACCATCTAGCCACACACATCCCAATTCATGCTTTCACATACACAACCTATAAATAATGATAAATTCAAACTTAGCTAACAAACCAAAAGTTACACAAGTCAAAACCAACAATTTCTCATGCCCTTACTTTTATATAGACAAACTTGCATAAAACCACTAATTGGTATGAAATAAACTGTGGTCTCAATAAACCATGGCCCTAAATTAAATATTTGGTACTAAATTTTCTTatcattaaatattttttcaatatgACACCCCATTATATATATTTATCCCAATGCCACATATAGCATACAAATAACCACAAGATTGTTTAATCCATTGTGATGTCCACATTTCTATAATgcaaccccccccacccccccccccccacacacacattaTTAACATTATTATCATGTAAGGTGTACAACATACCTCTCCTACTAATGACATGATAAGCAATTTTGGATAAAATATGTAGGAAAAATATAACAAATATGTAATTTTCATCTAGAAATGAAATCAACTGTAGGGGCAAGTGTATAGACAAATTATAATACATTCTTAAATAAAAATCTTGTCTAGATTATTTGATCAAAAAGAGGCCATGAAACAATCGGGTGATACTATAGTGATTTAGAGAATAGAAACCATCATTTTTGTGGGGAAAGCATTAATAGCCTACGGGGAGATTGTCCATCGCCCAACCATTGAAGGTGTTTGGAAGCAAATGTCTATACATAGATCTAGAAAAGGGATGTTAGAAGGTTGAATCATGTTTGTGTGAGGATTTGGGTTTGGCATTGCAATATTAATATTTATTGTTGTAAATCATAGTTAACAAGGTACAAGGAATTTTTATTCATCTGAATATTAAAGAGTCCATTATTTTTTCTATGTATGTAATAAGTTTAGGCTTCTTTTTAGTTTATTGTaagcttgaatttttttttttattaattataaaaaaaatattgttttgctTTTATTTGACATATCAATTTATGTTTCATTGAACATCCTTACTTAAACTACAtcaatatatatgtacataaattctcttaaaatatttaataatctaTCTAAAATTTCACCTTTCATGTAATACAATCttcataaaattttaaattaattttataaagaAAATGCATATAAACCATACAACCTATCAAAATTTATACCTACACCAcaatttgatcaatttttttattttgagcgAGAAAGGAGAGGCTCACTATTATGAAAGAAATGAGAAAATGTttgtaatttatgtttaagattgaGTAAGAAATGAGAGAGTCGCTTTTAGAAAGAAACCGGAGTTGGTGTTTGTGATTAAATGTGAGGGTTTATGGTTGTTCTAGTATTGattaaaatgataaaatatgatgTGTTAGGTATACATTGATCGGTGCAGGTTTATCTGTTAGCATACTGTAGCTAGGTTATTAGCTGTTTTACATGTGGCGTGTTTTTGAACATCACAATTTATATTCCTCACCTCTAACCAGGAATATAAAACTTGATTTGAATTATATAGTATAGTTATTGGTTACTGCTGCGATGCCATGAATGCCGAGTCAAGAATGGAGGCTTTCTACACAGTCGTTTGCTTACTGGAGAGTCCAACAATATTGCAATATTCACATTGTCGGAAACAAAGGCATTGAAATGAATACCGGTCCACGGATTTGGCCATGCCAGGCTGTAAGATTAGAGCTCATTTAGTGAAACGCCTTTTCAAAAATCTCTGATTCAGATTGGCCATAGTCAAAGAACATAAAGCAAAAGAACATCGTCAAAGAAATATAGATTTTTGTTATCGCTAGAGCATTCTGATTGTATTCTGCCAACTGTAAAATAGTATTAAATAATTTTGGGTCTACGTTGTCAACTGGTTAGTCTGGAATACCGATGGTCGCTTGCGTAATCACAAGAATAAATCTGCACTTATCAGATAACGATGAACAAGAGTTTCGATTCGATTGCTCATGCCAAGTCAAAATCAAATTCGGCGGCAACACGTCGTCCCGATAACAACGTGCAAGCATTTACCATTCTAGAACTCCTTTCGTTATCCTATATATACCATACGCCCTTACCACTAAATCATCATTACAACTTCCTTTCATCCACTGAAATAACCAGACGCCATCATGTCACCGCGCTCCCCATCATTCCTCGTCCTCTTTGTTTTTATCTCTGCAATATCCTCTTCGTTATCGGAGGCAGCAACAAGTCGGCCAAGTGCTCTTGTTGCGCAGGTCACTCGAGACTCTTCAACTCTGCAGTATGCTACCCAAATTCAGCAGAAAACCCCACTGCAGACAGAACGTCTTGTGGTAGACATCACAGGAGATTACCTGTGGGTGCAATGCCGAGACGGTTCCTACAACTCCTCCACTTTCCGCCCGGCCCGCTGCCGCTCAGCTGTGTGCTCAAAGGCAGGCTCAATCGCTTGCGGCGAATGTTATGCGCCTCCGGAGCCTGGCTGCAATAACAACACCTGCGGCGTCTTCCCCGAGAACACCGTCACACGAACCCAAACAAGCGGCGATTTGGGGCAAGAcgttgtggctctctcttccaccgATGGCAAAAATCCAGGGCCCAAAGTCACAGTGCCCCTCTTCATCTTCTCCTGCGCTCCGGCCTTTCTTTTGAAAGGACTCGCCCAGGGAGTCGCTGGAATGGCAGGATTGAGCAGAGGCAACGTTGCTCTGCCTTCTCAGTTGTCCGGCGCTTTCAGTTTCAGTCGCAAATTCGCCATTTGTCTCCCGTCGGCCAGCGCACCGGGTGTCGTTTTCTTCGGGAATGGCCCGTATGTGCTCCTTCCCGGGAAGGACGTCTCTCAGGGCCTCACTTACACTCCTCTCGTCAAAAACCCGGATCTTCCAAACCAGTACTTTATTAATGTAAAGGCTGTCCAAGTGGGTGAAAAGAATGTCGCCATAGACTCCGCAAAATTGAAGATCGACAGCGAGGGGAAAGGCGGCACCAAGCTGAGTACCGTGGTTCCCTACACCACAGTTGCGACATCTGTTTACACTGCAATTCGTGACGCTTTTGTGAAAGAAGCAGAGGCCAGGAATATTTCTCGCGTGGCTGGTGTGAAGCCATTTGATGCATGCTTTGATGCCAAGACCGTGTCTTCCACCAGAGTTGGGGCGGGTGTACCCACCATCGGATTGGTGTTGCAGAACAGTAATACAATCTGGAGAATCATGGGAGCGAATTCAATGGTGCAGGTGAGCGATGGAGTGTTGTGCCTTGGATTTGTAGATGGAGGGGAGGATCCCACTACCACGATAGTTATTGGAGGTCATCAAATAGAAGATAATCTTTTGCAGTTCGATCTGGCTACATCTCGGCTGGGATTTAGCTCCACATTGCTGGGTATGCAGACCACCTGCTCAAACTTCAATTTCACCTCCACCGCATAAAACCCATTATAACAGTTCGCTTATCAATTATGAATTTCCAGTAAAGATCCGATTATCATTTCCAATAAAAATTTAGTCCAGGGAgtcttaatttttaaataaataaacgaTCTTGCAAGGTGATTGTATGACTACACCAATTTTTTTTGGTGAAGATCTGTGTGCTCTTGGGTGTTATCGTCTTTGGTGTATACAATAAATTGCATTATGTTATTTGTCGCGTACAGCTTTACTCTTCTTCTGTGCTCATCTTTGATATACATCTATTATTGttataaacattaaataataaataaataacatcaGCGCGTCTTATCTCTTGGGGCGCTGACTGTATTTAGACATTGATATTTCTGTTTAATTTATTGAAATAGACAACCTCATTTTTCAGAATCTAGGGTTGATATCATCTCTAAGTCCATGCAAGACGATCGAATTCATTAAAACCATCCATTTTTCATTGGTAGCTAATGGATTGTACGCACTCTGCAGCAATTTCAATTTGTTTGTTGATCTTTGTTGCACATAAGGCCATGTTGCAACAGCTCCAAACAAATATCATCGGCAGATTTGGAGCCCAGAACATTAACTATGACCATACTGTAGTCATAGGTTTGATGTGAGGCAATTCTGGAAGTACTCACTATAGTCTTCGAAAGGATATGTTTTGAGGCTGACGACATTCATTGTCATCATGTCATATTAATTGGAGGGACGTTACCTAATTTCTATTGCCTAAATTCAAGTAAATTGTGCAAATTGCAAGCCACATTTACTGAAGAGACGTTAATGCACTTCTGGAAGCATCGGTCACTATTTTAGAACTGATATGTGTGGAAGGCAATGCGTTTTCCTAGTcccataaaaagaaaaaaagtagtATTTTCCTCCCCATGCGGACTGAAATTTTTATGAAGCACAACAATTCATGAGGAAGGTTCAATCAGTAATAGAAGTCTTATCCTCCATTTAAATTCTCATCTGTATTCATTTTATCGAGATGTTTGCATTCATTCCCTCCTCTTTGTCATTCTAGCTGCAGTCATCCTAGATCACCACCCAGAAGCTATGAATTGCATAAATGCATCTTTGTATGAGTTGAAAGGTTTTACAGCAACACCATCTTCTGGTAAATGTAATCATTATGAGCACTAAACTTTTGTTCTTTTTTTAGTTTGTTTACTTCTTCAGTTTTGTTTGAACATTTTCGTTTCCCATTTCCCACTATTTGAGCAAATAGTGACTTTGCTTTTTAAGCCAGATCTAGTCATTGCAATGTCTTTTATTTGACGTTTTAAAAAGAATATTAATTGTAAAAGAAATTAATTGTTAAAGTGTATATAGTGTAAACAAATAAAAGTACAATTATTGATATATAAAAGAACTTAAATTCAGATTTTTCAAATAGAATATTCAATATATTATTTTCTCTCAAACTTAACAAACAATAGTACAATTACAAacataaatttatttgttttttgaaaagaaaatatggATAAAAGAAAtgtaaaaatttagaaaataatgttaAATTAATAATATGTGTAAAAAACTTAAATTTACtaactaagtttctaaattcatactcaaaaatattcttttaattaaaatgaaatctattttttaaaaaatcatatgaaaatattttaaaaattagaaacaattaattcaacaagtttctaaattgatatttaagataatcttattaaaaatatttataaaaataaattgactaaatttctaaatttatataagaaaatacatactattttgaaaaatttatattaaaatattataaaattagaaacaattatattttACCTTTTCAAGACAttctaaataaatttttatttttatcacaaacattataaaatgatatatatcattattaaaaattataatactatataatatatattgtctattataattttttatgatttattaacAATTTgaaatgtcatatatatatatatcaatattaaaaattacaatactatataatatatattatctattataatttttttaaaattggagtAAATATAAAGCATCATAACCATGATTTAAGGAGATTAATTTTATTGAATCTTATGTTGCCCTAAATAATTGTGATGACTATTAATAGGCTTACTTCCCTTCTTTTCTATTCGTATGATTTTATGGGGTGATTTGGGGAAagctttttctatttatttttagcATGTTCTCATTTCTGATTTTTTTGCACAAAAAGCTGTGATTCATTGAAAAAAACGCCCAGAACGAATTTAACCTAATTTCATCCCGACTTAAATCTTGCTTTATTTTGCTTTTTTCCAACTTTTTCTCTATAGTTTCGCACGTTTTTCAATGAGTTTCAACAAATGTTATGAGGTTCCACAACTAATTTATCTCGGAACCAGTATACACTAATACTATCTTTCTATTGAATGTAGGTTGGTATTTATTAATGAATTTAAACCCTTTTTTCCTGTTTACATACTTTTCAGCTATAATGAAAACTGGATATTCCTTTATTCAGTGATTATTGATTTAGCATTTGTTTTTAAAATTGtctattaaattaaaaattgttcATCTTAATTCTTTTATAGCTTTCTTTGATTTCTCTGTATAGATTACAGTTTAGCGAGGAGCTGTTGCACCTTGTCATTGAGCTGTTACATTTCCAAAAAAGGTATATATCCTCTTATTGCATTTGCTTTAAAATTATATGAGATCTAAttgctttattttttttaaagataatttCAACAAATGTTTAGCCATCTTTGATATACTTTAATTCTGATTTCTCTAGGTACACTATATAGCTTAGCAAGACACTGCTATACTTTTTCACTGACCTGTTATAGAAAGGTACATATGCTCCAttgaattttctttaaaaaaaacataTGTGATCCACCTAGTTTATTTTGTCTGAGAAGAGAAAGTGACAGACAAAATGATTTCTGttttatttatagaagaaaaaaccaaaaaaatcaaacacGACATAGAGCGTGCCAATCATGATAGCAGAAATCTACAACGAATGCGGAAGCCGTTCTTCAAGACATCTAGACTTTGAGGAAAGCTGTGTACGACGCCCTGCGATCAACTGTAACGAATTGCAAACTGTCCACATTGTCAAATGTCATAAGACATGTACTCGAATCAGAACGAAAGAACGACGCAACACAAGAACATTTAGAGATGCACAAATCTTTGCATTGCTGGGCCGTGGAGGTCGTTGAAGCATTGGAAGCGAGGAAATTGTTGGGATAATAATCAAGGCCCTTCACTTCCACCATCTGCTGCCCTTTCGTTCCTGCGCAAGCCAAGTTGAGCGGATGCTGAGGGGAGCAACCAGCATCAGGCTGAAACGGCTCTCGCATGGTAAACATGGCGGCCGGGCAACTGCACTGCCCGTTGGAGCAAACACCATACGGCCCGCAAACAGAAGGTAGGCTACAGTTGAAGCACGACGGGAACAGCTCGTAGTCCGCCGCCCATTCCTGAGGATTTGATCCCATTATTCCTCTGATGGGTTTTGCCATATACGCTCGCAGGTTGCCGTCCGAATCTAATCTCAAAAAACGCATTCGCGATTCTCCTTGGAATGTGTGAAAGGGCAGAGTGTCTGAATCAGCCGTGGGGAAACAAGACGAACCAGTACTACTATTATTAGATCTTTCCCCCACTTTGGCATCACCTATATTGCCCATAAAAATCAGATCTCCAGCATATACTATCTGCACCATGAACGACCCCGACCCGGAAGTGCAAGGATTCTTTATGTATTGGAAGGAGAGACCAGGGAATGGCCAGGCCCAGTAAGGCAAGGAGTGGGGAGAAGAAGAAAGCACTACGCCTCCTTTCTCGGCCACCAAAGAGAAACGACCCTCGGAAGTATTGGTAGGAGAGGCATTGCTCACCAGCTTCTGCCCGGTTCTGAATATCTGCCCCATCATGAGCGTATTGGTGGGATGCTGCCAGCTGGACCACACTGTTTTACTCTCCTTCGCCAGATCTGAGTCGGTGGTATTGTAGAGCACCCAATTTCCCGTCTCCCCTAAATCCATCGACCAAACTGCGCCGCCGTCGGAGGACCAAACTGTGGTGCCGTAAGAGTCGAGGAGAGCCAAATGGCCCTGCGCATTACGCACTACCGTGCTGTTTTCCCCCACCGGATTGTTTCTGTTGGCGCTCCAGATTTCTGTGCCTTTGGGCGATGAAGGCGATGCAAAGGAGGGATTGAAAATGATGGAGAGAGTGAACTTACCGGAGTTGTTGTGATCCAGAAAGCCGAGAGCACAGTCGCCGTTGGGACTGGTAATATGGTTACCCGATTTGTCCACTGCGATTCTGAAGTTTCCCTCTAAAGCAGAGCGTTGGGGTAAGGCTGCCGTGTTGGAAAGCACGTGACCCGGAGGCCATATGAACAACGCTGCACCTCTATCTGATGCCGCCACCACCAACGTTAAGACTATCACGGCATATCTCAACTGCTTCGTCATAGTCGATATGATCATCGAATATGGCCAAGCAAGTGTAGATGGAAGTAAAGGAGAGCAGAAGCGCAATTTATAGGTGCTGGGTATTGGTATTTAGGAATAGGTTGTTACTGGCGCAAGTTATTGACCGTTCAATTTATTTGCAGACAGCCATGCGTAGGCTGGCATGGTGCGGTTCCTTACTTGAACGTCCCACAGATTTTTAAAACGCGTGACAACGGTTGATTATTTTCTGCGCTAAATCGCTGTCTTCCATTGACTCTAATGCTCTGGATAGTCACTACGTTACGTTGATATCCTTTTCTAAAGGAAAGTTGACATTCCCTAGCTTAATCTAGAGGCTAGTCAAATCAAAACTATACACCTCATTATAAATTAATCTCTATCAAATAAATCAAACCTAGGCAGTGGTAAGTGACCAATAGATATTTTATTACATCCGACATTTGAGGGGTAAGGATGCAAATTTCTAGGATGGGAATTTTATTACAACTAAATTATTTTTAGTGCTTCACTTAAAGTGTTCCTGGTAAAGAATGTTCTTTTGCTGCGAGTGATTATTAAATGATTATGTCAATTAATATTTATGTATGAATAACTTTAAATATCATTATACATCAATAATCACTTGAAATGTGTATTAGGTTCTTGGTGAGAATGAAATGTGCAGGATTTCAcaaattcaaaattaatttttaaaaattttaagagTCAAATTTAATACAATATAGTGGGATGAATGTATgacaaaaattaatataattagaATACATGCAATTAATGTATGGTTGAATATATGACAATAAACACAACTCATAATTATAATTATAGGTGATATCTTGCAAAGAAGGTACATGGAAAGCCaagaaaaataaattagaattaCTTGCCTCCATAAGAAATAAACTTGCTAAAAGAGTTGATCTCCCTAAAACTGAAAATCATCTCCACCATCTAATTCCAACAAATGAAGCCTTCTTTTTGCATGCATTGACTTAACTTCTTGTTCATTTGTCAATAGGTCTTTAGTCTATTAGtaaagttgaaaggttcttaatgagcctATTAGGGATCAAGTCTTGCTTGAGCACAAGCCTATAACATCAAAAAGGGATGAGGCTGGGATGGTTTTTGTACTCCATATCGAATAGTGaaaaacaaatttgtgaacaaaatctttaaaaaagaattttttatatgttaatttcattttaatatttatttaaatttaaatttaaatgttggaATTTGAAGCATAACTAAGTAATGCCATTGATAAAGACAAATTAAGTTTTTGATTAGTTTATTTGGATAACATGAGCGACATGGCGCTCCCAAATCAGCATGTGAAtcttaattaaaattgaaattggaGCATGTAGTGTTGGAGGCCAGCAAGGAAGAGCTGAAATATAGCTTCGACTCGATCAAGTCAAACTGCAGCAGATTGTCCTGCAACTGATGACTTCCCACAACCATCGATGCGACAGGGAATTCCCCTGCGTCTATAAATGCCAGACACATCACCCCCTCCTTCACCTTAACTACAGAATTGGCCCCATGAATCCTCCAAAACACATACTCGTTATCCAGAACGAGATCAATGACAGGCACAGCGGGTCCAGTTTTAGTGGAGCCTACGGTAGTGGCATCGAAGCAGGCATCAAAAGGCTTTGCGGACTCCACGCGTGTGATGCCCATGACCTCTGCTTCTTTAATGAACGCGTCATGGATGGCAGTGTAGATGGGCGTCGCAGCCTGTGTGTATGCCACCACTGTGCTCAGCATAGTTCCGCCGCTGCCCTGCAAATTCAACTTCAGGTGCTCTGGATCATTGGCAATCTCTTTCCGTTTACCTGAATGCTATTAACATTAAGGTAATATTCTCTGGGGTACTTGGGAATGAGGAGGAAGGTGTAGTTGAGCTTAATGGATGGGAGATAAGGCGGGGCGCCAAAGAAGACGGCACCGGAAGAGTTGCCAGCCGGCAGGCAGAGTCCGAATTTCCTTTCTAATTCGAGGGCCACGTTGAGCTGAAACGGCAGAGCCAGCGGTGCCCAATTCAAGCCCGCCATTCCCACCGCCCCCTTTGCCAGGCCGCACAGTAAAGTGGATGGAGCGCAGGCGAAAGCGAATTGTGCAACGATTACTTTGGAAGCAGGGAACGCCCTCTTTCCATCGCTGGGAGACAGCGCAACTACGTCTTGGGAGAGCTCTGCGTTAAATATCTGAGTCCCCGTCACTCCATTCGTTGCTTGCTCGAGGCAAGTGTTGTTTCTGCATGATTTTGTTCCTGGCGGCACGTTGGAGCAGTCCCCACAGCCGAATGTGACGGATCCAGAGGCAGTGCAGAGAGGAGTGTGACAGGGGATGGGAAGGTAGGTGGACGATTTGTAGGCTGAGGACTTGCAGTGAAGCCACAGAAAGTCTCCAGACAGATCGACCACCAATCTCTTCTTATTGAAGGGAGTTCCTTGCTGGACTTCcact contains the following coding sequences:
- the LOC131070747 gene encoding probable aspartic proteinase GIP2, translated to MSPRSPSFLVLFVFISAISSSLSEAATSRPSALVAQVTRDSSTLQYATQIQQKTPLQTERLVVDITGDYLWVQCRDGSYNSSTFRPARCRSAVCSKAGSIACGECYAPPEPGCNNNTCGVFPENTVTRTQTSGDLGQDVVALSSTDGKNPGPKVTVPLFIFSCAPAFLLKGLAQGVAGMAGLSRGNVALPSQLSGAFSFSRKFAICLPSASAPGVVFFGNGPYVLLPGKDVSQGLTYTPLVKNPDLPNQYFINVKAVQVGEKNVAIDSAKLKIDSEGKGGTKLSTVVPYTTVATSVYTAIRDAFVKEAEARNISRVAGVKPFDACFDAKTVSSTRVGAGVPTIGLVLQNSNTIWRIMGANSMVQVSDGVLCLGFVDGGEDPTTTIVIGGHQIEDNLLQFDLATSRLGFSSTLLGMQTTCSNFNFTSTA
- the LOC131070746 gene encoding EP1-like glycoprotein 2, giving the protein MIISTMTKQLRYAVIVLTLVVAASDRGAALFIWPPGHVLSNTAALPQRSALEGNFRIAVDKSGNHITSPNGDCALGFLDHNNSGKFTLSIIFNPSFASPSSPKGTEIWSANRNNPVGENSTVVRNAQGHLALLDSYGTTVWSSDGGAVWSMDLGETGNWVLYNTTDSDLAKESKTVWSSWQHPTNTLMMGQIFRTGQKLVSNASPTNTSEGRFSLVAEKGGVVLSSSPHSLPYWAWPFPGLSFQYIKNPCTSGSGSFMVQIVYAGDLIFMGNIGDAKVGERSNNSSTGSSCFPTADSDTLPFHTFQGESRMRFLRLDSDGNLRAYMAKPIRGIMGSNPQEWAADYELFPSCFNCSLPSVCGPYGVCSNGQCSCPAAMFTMREPFQPDAGCSPQHPLNLACAGTKGQQMVEVKGLDYYPNNFLASNASTTSTAQQCKDLCISKCSCVASFFRSDSSTCLMTFDNVDSLQFVTVDRRASYTAFLKV